TACTTTGAAGGGCAGTTGAGAAACCCCTGTGGTCTTGCTTGTTCCTGGCAGAGCACAGCTGAGGGAAGCTGCATCTGCATGCGGCGGCGCGGGGAAAGAGCCCAGGGGATTAAAAGCTTGGCCGCGGAACAGAGGAACGCTGGCTCCCAGGATTGCAGCGGACACAGACCGGAGGACGGACGCTGTGGGCCAGGAAGGACCGCCCCTTCCGGCGATCCAGTAACGTTCGCCTCTGGGGCTCCATGGCTGCTCTAGGACGGCAGGTGAGAATGCCATAGGTCCGGGGATCACAGCAGCTGCGGGCGGAACGTGCAGGAGGCCCTGTCTCAGGTTGTGACCACATCCGGCCGCTTTGTGGCAATAGCGCTCCCGGGTGGCGTGGCATAGACAGCCTGGTCCTGAAATGAGCCACTGGCTTCTATGGAGTTTCGGCTAATGTGGCGGCTATGGGCTtaggagagagaggaggctggTCGTGCTAGAGAGGTTTTGGATTGGCATCGGATGCCTTATTTGTTATGTGATGGTCCCACACACCGAGAATCGACAGACTCCTGCCCaggaatatttttcctttaatgaaaGATAGCATCGAAACAATTATCCTTTGTTGTAATAAGTTTAGGTAGTGCATCTATCTGGTGGCTTGTCTGCGGTTCAGAATTTTCAGCCAAATATTAATGACTAGGAGTCCTTCATAAAGGTCAGAGTATGGGCTGTGCCCGGCTCCTGTATCTTCTGTAAGTGCTGTCGTCTCCATGCTAATTTTCTTCTCTGGAGACCTTTTAGGCCCAGGGGTTTTACAGATTGTTTACAAAAACTGTTAGCTTTTATGGGCCAAGGTCCAAAATACTCGCGCTCCGTGATCTTGTGGTGGTTATTATCCCAAGGTGGAACTGATTGTGTTTTGGCTCTGTCTTACAGGTTCCTGACTGGCACCGACTAATGACCCGCTCCTGGACCTGTTTGGCCAGGCAGACCCCTCATCTCAGAGACCGTAAAAGGATGAGTCCTTTGTTTTGCAAACTGACTACAGTACCCAGTGGAGAGAACCTTCAAGAGTCCTCCTGTGTTAGACCCAAAACGTATGTGCAGGAACCAGAGTACAGGACACATCTTGTTCAGTGTCTTCATGAGGAGCAGAAGACTTTTGTGGATCCTAAGTCCACGGAGCTTGCAAATGTCATCAGTTCCCTCCAGGACATGGGTTTTGATGAAGCCCATATTAACAGCTTGCTCAGTATACAGCCAAGCGTCCATCCTCAACAGCTGCTGGACATAATTTCAGAATTTCTACTCTTGGGATTGCACCCAGAACCTTTACTTATGGCTTTGAAGAAAAGTTCACAGTTACTGAAACTGTCTCCAGTGCAAATGAAGAAGCGGTCCAGTTACCTGCGGAAGCTTGGCCTTGGAGAAGGTAGATGGAGCGGCAGACTTTGTAGTGTGAGAGGAGTCAGAGTTAGTGAACAAATAGCCTGCCTTGGTTCAGCCTTCTGATACTGTGACATGACAGGTCATATACAAATGTGTTAGGTTGCATTCCTAGCTATCCTGGGATGCATGTGGTCTGTGGGCTAAACACACCTTAGTAAGGTGAAGTGAGATTGGAAGGTTCTCCGAGGAGATGTGTGATGGGCCCTCTGCAGAAGGTGTTGTAAGAGGTATGCGGGGAGATTAGCCAGGAGGAGAGAACCAAGGCCAAAACAAGTCCCATGTGTTCTGTTCATTGAGGTCTCGAGCTCCAGAACAGTGGGAACATGAAGTCTGTTTTTGGATGCTTAGAGTTGCTATGTGGTAgtgatatgtgtatgcatatgggtGACCACTGCAAAAACATCCTGTACAAAAATTTAGACCTGGTGGTACCAGGTTCCTGGAGAGCTGCAGAGTGGCCTCCTGCTAACTGTTGTCATTCCTCTGGAGAAGGGAGATGGAAATCTTCAGTGATGTCTACCCATTTGaccactttttatttctttttattattgacttCCTGGTAAGATTTTTACCACCCAAGTAGGGGAGGCTTAGAGTCCACTGTTTGGTACCTCTGTAGGTCTCCTCTAGAAGatgagcaaaaaagaaaaaaaggttttccTGTAGTGTCTTCTGAGTCTAAGCTCAGTATTGAAGCACAGCCTGAGAGATGAAAGCAAAGTGCACACCTTGGCTGggcgtggtgacacatgccttaaatcccagcccttggaagccagaggcaggcggatctgtgagttctaggacagccccaactacacagagaaaccctatctcaaaaacaaaacaaagaaacaaaaaacaaaaatagcttgCCCTTTGGAAATTCCTCTTAACACAGCAGTCAAGCAGAGACAGTGACCAACTATGCTGTTGGGAAAAATAGTTAATAGTctaagtagtttttaaatttcCAGCTATTAAATTTGCCAATATTCCTAAGAAAATTGGTCCAACTACTAAAAGAAGACCATTTACTCCACTTTGTCTGGGACAGCTCCTGTTTATAGCAATTGTCTGGATATACTAATGTGGCTCACGAGAGGACACTTGGAGGCCAGGTTAGGAATGTAGGGTGGGCTGCTGGATCTGAAGGACGTGTTTCCACGGTGCTTTATAGAAGGCAGAGTCTGAAGTCAGCAATCCTATGGAGGTGATCCTTGTCAGAGTCTGTGGGTGTATtgtatctgtgagtgtgtttGGTAGCACATGTTCCGGGGCTTACGTGGATGCCATGAGACAACTTTGAGAGTCAGTTGTCTGCTTCCACCGaatgggtcctggagattgaactcaagttatGAGGCGTGGTGGCgggcgcctttacccactgaccgACCTGTCTACCAGCCCCTAACTATTGTTCAGCCCTTGGCTTTCCAGAATACCTGAAGTtacatgctttccttttcttaataTTCTACAGGGAAACTGAAGAGAGTGCTGCATGGTTGCCCCGAGGTTTTCACCATGCGCCAGCGGGACATTGATGGTATTGTGAAGGTCCTCAAGGAGAGGTGCATGTTCACAGCACAGCAAATCACTGAGCTTTTGCACAGGTGCCCAGGCGTTCTTCAGGCGGACCCCAGTGAACTAGAGTACAAATTCCAGGTGAGCATGAGTGACTAGACTCTTGACTTCAGATTTTAAGTTGAGTAAGGTCAGCTGTGTGGACAAGAAGCCTCTGAGTAGAGCTCAGAGCTTCTGTTCTAGAGCAGTACAGCTAGGTTCTTTTCTCCCCCAAAGCAAACCTGTCCTTCCACTTTACTTCCTTGACAGTGAGGGACCTGGCCCCATTCCAGGTCCAAGTAGGTACTCAGAAATAACTACTATTGAGAAAGCTAAAACTTTCCTACCCTTAGAGTGAGTGGGGATTTGGAAAATGTGACAGAAGCACCTGTGCAGCTGGGAAGGGTGGTACAGTCCTTTAATCttagctcaggaggcagaggcaggtggacctctgagtttaaggccagccagggctatgtagagaccctgcctcaaaacagacaaatgaaaaCCCTTGTGCCAGCATGAGGACCAGATTCTGGGGACCTGTCAAAATTGAATGTGCAGTGCCCCAGCACCCCTGTGGGGAGTTGTGGGGTAGAGACAGATGAATTCCTGGAGGCTTGTAAACCACCTAGGCTGGCCTTTGACCTTCACAAACATTCTGTAACATACTCAAATAATTGTGCactcacacattttttaaaattccaaagcaTCTTTGGGTTGGATTTTTCTATACTCATAGTTTTTGTTCCCctgtttaaagaaaaacttaacaCACCCATTTGTTTTCTGCTGCATTTTTCTCAGCATGAATTTTGAAATGCTTTGAAAACTGTCAGACTTCACACAAGTGAAGAGAGTAGCTATTCTACCGTTTCTAATCAGGCAATTCTTTTCTAATGTTTTTGGACTAAAGTTTGTTTTGAACTGAACGATAGGCTTTAAGGTTCTCTGCATAAATTCCTAAACATGTTTGTATCTTCCAGTATGCATATTTTAGGATGGGACTTAAGCATCTGGACATAGTCAAGAATGATTTCTTACAGTATTCAATAACCAAGATCAAGCAGAGACACATGTACCTGGAACGCCTTGGACGGTACCAAACCCCTGATAAGAAGGGACAGACACAGATCCATAACCCTTTACTGAAGGACATTCTCAGGGTTTCTGAAGCTGAGTTTTTGGCCAGGACAGCACGTTCCTCTGCCGAGGAGTTTGAGGTTTTTAAAAAGCTCTTGGATAGAGAAGAAGAGGAATCTGAGAGCCATGcatcagaggaagaggaggaagaggaggaggaggaagatgaagagcaGCTGTGATGGAGGATGGGACAAAAGGGTCCAGAGATGCCAGAGATCATTCCCGTATTCTCAAAGCTTTGGGCGATCACCTGGATCTTCAAGAATTTTTCATACTAACACTGGTcatttgatagaaaaaaaataaaagaaactgttaAGATCCACTGGAGATGTAGGTACATCAAACCAAATAGGAGATGCTTTGTTGCAGTCTAGTGGCTTCTGTGGAGGCCCACTGCATCCTAAATAAAGGACTTAGCTGTTAAAATCCAGGGGATGCCACCCATCCAAGTTTGGTATCTTTTTCTCTGTTGAAATACGTTGGTGTTAGTTCTGAAATCGTGTAGAAAAAGAGGTGCTTTCCAGCTCAAGAGCCGCTGCGTGTTTCCTTGTGGTAGTAAAGGTAAAATCATGAGAATGTAACATGAGGGTAGTATGTCATAGCactttattttatgaaaacaagCAGGTTTTCCACAAAATAGTCATGTTTTTAATCCGACATCATTTCACGGCCCTCTAATGTGTTCAGTGTACAGCAGAGTGAAAGGCGTTGGTTAGTAATGTGTTTAGTTTTGCAGTCTTCGAACTAGCAAAACATTCTTCTCATCTGTGAGATGCTGACCCTTCCTGCTTGGGCAAGCTGGCCTTCATGTGTGTTCCACTTCAAGGCCTGATTCTTTGGCTCTTTAGCCTGTGCTGCCAGAGTGAACGGGCTCAGAACCAGCActtcaggggctggggctggggctggtctCTGAGGGActtcccttctgccttctgtgtgaTAGATGGAGAACACAGACCCCAGGTCTGATTTTAGTTTGTTGTAGGGATCTTTCAGATACCCTGTCACCCTGGGGAGCACAGTGAGTGTCTCGGAGTGCTGTTCAGTACTGGTGCTGGCATGAGGTGAGCTCTGAGAAGAGGCCTGGTTGGTGGAGCTAAGGCTCAGAGGATTGAGGCCTCCTAGGAAGTTGTCTGTGGCCCTTCCTCAGGAAACCGCACAGGGCTGGTGATGCAGAAAGCTTTTTTGATGGTAGAGCCAAAATCAGAAATGCttggtaatatttttttttctacttagtgACATTTAATAGTCATGTGAAATCCCTCTATGGGTCTTGTGTTTCCTATATAGACAGAACCGAATGCATACATGGGGATGCCCTAATTCTCAAGATATCTGACAATCTTTGGAGATTTTTCTGTGTGTCCGGGCCCTGGGATCTTGAGAGTAGAAGCCAGGGATGCTGCAGAATACCCTCCCTTGCACTGCACATGAATGGTCAGGTCCACAAAGCAGTGTCCAAGACCTGGCCCAGTAAAATACTGTGACCATAACACATTTGGATGGTAAATGGGCTTGACATGTTTATTTCTGTCTAAAGTAGAGATCTTGCTGGATCTGAGGTGTATTTTGTGAGGAATCAGCACCAAGGCGCGGAGGCTTTGGACTCACCTAGAGCCTGACTGCAAAGAGAAGAGCGTTCACAGAGAAAAGCCGCCATCCCAAGACTCCCGTCCAATCAGAGCTCCCGCTGTGTCAGGTCTGTGAGTCAGGCCAACCCCTGGCAAGGCCGTGTCTTTGCCTGTTGGACTCTCCCACAAAGTAAGACACAGCAAGCCGTCCTGTCTACCACCAGCAGCCCGAGGGCAGTAGAGAAGGGAAATGCCTCCTAGCTGTTCTTGGCCATAGACAAAGCTCTTTGAGAACAGTGATGCTCGTTCTTTGCTGCTCACTCTTCTAGTTTGTGGCACTGAAGTGACCTCCACTGTCCCTGAATGTAGGATATTTGGCCTTGGGCTCCATCAGAGCTAAATAGAATGCTAACCCTGAGCTTAATTAGGTATCTGCTCATCCCGTGTTTGGATTAGCAAACGGTAAGCCCAACAACTCATGATTGCGTCTTCATTTTGaccccaaaataaatctttacaccTTGTCAGTCTTCTGATTCTATTGTGACATTTCCCAAGTGGACAGTGACTGTTTTGGAAGGACATACATCTGCTTCCGAAAGATGTGTGAGAAAGCAGAGGCATGTTTGGAATGTTACCCATGACTTCCCTCAGCATCAGCAAGTCTGTCTCCACTCGGAAACACTGGAAGGATTGTGTGCCAGCTCCACACTCAGCCTTCAGTAGGCTGGGTCCTGTCTGAAATATAGACTCCAACTGGAGGTGGGAATGTGGCAGCGTTGGCCTGGCGGGTGAGGCTCCTGAGGTCGTTACTATAAAGGTTTCATCTCCGTTTCCAGTGATATCACTTGGTCTTGCCATTCACTGCTAACGCTGTAGCTTATGTAGCGGGATGGTGGCAGGTCTCACTGTCGCATGGAAGTCGACTTAGATGTTTGTGGACCTGGTCTCTGAGCCCTGTCTTTGGCCCCCCAGGTCTCTGGAGACAAGCCAGTGTGAGTTTTtgatatgaaaaggaaaaaattgcATAATGCACAGGCTCAGCAATATttggtaaaaataaatgtttttcttcaaagTACGTTTTTATGAACTGAGGACAGGAGGCCTCTGGTTGGTGCTGGATCTCCAGTCAGGCTCTGTTCTTGAGGGATCTTTTTTCCAACCTCACTACAGGAGAAGGCAGCTGGTTAGAGCCTTGTTGATAGTAGAGTGGAAAACAGAGACTGGGTGaagtgtgtttgtctttgttggcaTACCATCTACTTGAGGCACGGATTACAAGTAGCCTTGGGCACTGTCCCCAGGAGCCTGCCCGCCCTGTGCCACTCTGTGCTCCCTTCAGATGAGTAGCGCTTGCTGCTTTATGGTGGAGGCATATCTTAGGTTCCAAGCGAGGATCTtggctccttttcttctgtgacaTTCAGGGGTCTTCATGCCTTGATGGCAGTTTGTCCTTCAGGAGATGTCTTTCTGTACAGAAGACCAAGGTCTAGATCTAAACCAGGTACTGCCAACTATGGCCTACCGCTTGTTTCTGTGGATGAAGCGTTAATGGGATACAGCCATGCTGTCTGTCTACATCTGTGACCGTGTTGGCAGTACAGTAGCAGAGTTGGGTGGGTGCCAGAGAGGTCACGCCATCTGAAAACCCAAAATACTGCTTGAGCATTTGTCTGCCCTGCCAACTCCTGAGTTGTAGACCAAGTGTCTAAACTCCGTAGTAGTAGTGATTAGCATTTCTTTGGGTCAGTATAAACGAGGGTAGAGCTCCTCTGTTTCCATGTGGCCCATTTTGCATCTCTTGTGAAAGCTGAATCCTTCTCTTCTTGAGGTTTTGAAGGTTCAAGAGACACTTCTCTGATGCTGGAATCTGGGGCAGGTTTCCAAGCATAGAGAAGCACCACTGACCAAGCCTGCTAACCCAGGTAATTTGCACACTCACTGCTCACAGAGGTACTGGCTACAGCTGCAGAAACAGCAGCCTGGGTTAAGATTACAGATGCTTCAGGGCTTCCCTTGCAGGAATCCTTGGGTGTGCGGATCTGGTTGTCTTCTAGAAATCTGAGGACAGAGATCTTAGGGGAGACTGACTACAGCCAAGAACTTGTCTCGTGTCATTTTTAAGTTAGATTTTGGACCTCATCTTCCTGCATCTTGAAAATTCTTGAGGTGGGCAGTGTTACCAGCACCTGCTGACCCTTAGAAGTAGGAGCAGCAAACTGAGACTCCTTTTTATGCTCACTGTCTTTCTCTGGGGGCAGCAGGCACTGTTGCCCAGGGGACTTGTATTCATTCTTGCATCGCCAGAATTCCAGCTGGCTGTGATAGAGGGTGGAAGTGAGAACACAGGCACCTCTATGAGGACACCTGGGTTCAGCCCGTCctttaaatttgaatcaataGGCTGCTGGTCCTCTGCTGTCTTCTGGAGATGGCACTGGGTCGTTTTCCTAGGGCAGCCTTGAATGGTgttttctgtgagtgtgtgtgtgtctgtctgtgtgtatgcgcacacgcATGCGtgcttcctgtctgttttccCTGTTGCTCTGGAAATAAGTGTTCTATAAGTCAGTCTGTGGTAAGTAGCTGGggattattaatttttataaaaatgggcATTCTGGGTGAGTTCTTAAAAgatacattaatattttaagtgACATATTGccgtataaatattttaaaaccaaataaTTTCTGGACTCTTGATCTTCGTTTAAATTGCTCACAAGTGTTGGAGGTGTTTTGTGTTTGCATTCTTGGAGGCTGAGGTGAATGGTGATGCTGTTGAGTGGACAGGATTTGAGTGTTGTCAACTGCTCTTCATACAGGGTTTTCATAGTTGAAACGGTGAGGATGCAAAGGCCCTGCTGCTTGATGTCCGAGAGCCTGCTGTTCTGATGCCCCATCCATCTTTGCTCATGTCCTATCCCTTACTGTGAGCATTTTTTCCTTAGGATAAGCATTGCCTGGAGCTCCTTTTGTTTGTGGTTGTTCTTAGGCCTTTGGGTGACATTTCTCCTTCATGTCCTCCAATGCAGCTGATGTGGCTAGTTTCCAGATACACCTCTCTCCCAACACAGGAAAAGTGAACTGTTCTGGCTCTCCCAAGGGAGGGGAGTAAATTATCTTGGGCCAACCAATCTGTTGTTCCCAATTGATGTCACGTCAATAGGAAGTCACTGTGGGGTTGAGTTTGGGCCATACAGGGGTCTCCTCAGAGTAACCCAGTATTTTCCAGACTGTTGTGGAAAAGCATCCAATGCCCTTTAACATCTCACAGTTTATACATGGGGAGGTGGGTGGCAGACAAAGTTTCTTTCATTTCAGGAATATTGGTGCTTAGAATCCCAGGATCCACCCTAACCCCCCAGTGAGAGGCTGCATTTAGGATCATCTGGGTGTTACACGACAAGGCTCCCACCCCATTTTACCAGTAGAATGCCATTCATGGGGTTGAGGGTATTTCCTTAGAGCCTTCCCAGCACCCCCAGGGTTGTTTGGCATCCTTGATCCttctaccacccaggcccactgCCCTAAAGGGGCCAGGTGACTGTTGTGCCTCGCTGTAACTGAtctgccgagagagagagagagagagagagagagagagagagagagagagagagagagagacccctcCCCCTTAAAGTCTCATTTCCACCTGAAAGCAGATTCGTATTCACGGCCAGACCAGATTGTATCTACAGGGAGGCTATAGTCAGGAATTCTGGAGCCTTCCTGGTTGGGTCTGTAAGAGCACAGTGCTGAGTTTGTGCCATCAGTGTCTGGTAAAGGACTTCAGTGCTCAAggtgctgggtgtg
This genomic window from Chionomys nivalis chromosome 2, mChiNiv1.1, whole genome shotgun sequence contains:
- the Mterf4 gene encoding transcription termination factor 4, mitochondrial; protein product: MAALGRQVPDWHRLMTRSWTCLARQTPHLRDRKRMSPLFCKLTTVPSGENLQESSCVRPKTYVQEPEYRTHLVQCLHEEQKTFVDPKSTELANVISSLQDMGFDEAHINSLLSIQPSVHPQQLLDIISEFLLLGLHPEPLLMALKKSSQLLKLSPVQMKKRSSYLRKLGLGEGKLKRVLHGCPEVFTMRQRDIDGIVKVLKERCMFTAQQITELLHRCPGVLQADPSELEYKFQYAYFRMGLKHLDIVKNDFLQYSITKIKQRHMYLERLGRYQTPDKKGQTQIHNPLLKDILRVSEAEFLARTARSSAEEFEVFKKLLDREEEESESHASEEEEEEEEEEDEEQL